Proteins from one Sphingomonas sp. HF-S4 genomic window:
- a CDS encoding MFS transporter codes for MTAAPIASHRRILFASLVGTSVEFYDFYIYATAAALVFPALFFPTTDPGIAQLASYASFSVAFFARPLGGLVFGHFGDRMGRKSTLVASLMLMGISTVLIAFLPTYAMIGWVAPALLCLLRFGQGLGLGGEWGGASLLAVENAPPGWANRYGSFPPMGAPVGFIFANGFFLILGALLTDEQFREWGWRLPFLASAGLVSLGLWVRVKLTETPAFVAAQEAAPPSKIPVGELFRDHWLPTLAGTVGTVACFALFYISTVFIIGYATKGLGYGRETFLGVELVAILFMAAGIWVASSLADRHGATRILAIGCVATVGAGLTIGWFVIAGALGSVFLWLAGGLFVMGFVYGPLGGWLPSLFPARVRYTGVSVTFNLGGIIGGGLTPLIAAALVERGGLGLVGYYLAGAAMLSLVGLALVGRRAHQA; via the coding sequence ATGACCGCCGCACCGATCGCTTCGCACCGCCGCATCCTATTCGCGAGCCTGGTCGGTACCTCGGTCGAGTTCTACGATTTCTATATCTACGCGACGGCGGCGGCCTTAGTGTTCCCCGCGCTGTTCTTCCCGACCACCGATCCGGGGATTGCGCAGCTTGCCTCCTATGCCAGCTTCAGCGTTGCGTTCTTCGCCCGGCCGCTCGGCGGGCTGGTGTTCGGGCATTTCGGCGACCGCATGGGGCGGAAGTCGACCCTAGTCGCGTCGCTGATGCTGATGGGCATTTCGACCGTGCTGATCGCGTTCCTGCCGACCTACGCGATGATCGGGTGGGTGGCGCCGGCGTTGCTCTGCCTGCTGCGCTTCGGCCAAGGGCTGGGGCTGGGCGGCGAATGGGGCGGGGCGAGCCTGCTTGCGGTGGAGAATGCGCCGCCCGGCTGGGCCAATCGCTATGGCAGCTTCCCGCCGATGGGCGCGCCGGTGGGGTTCATCTTCGCAAACGGGTTCTTCCTGATCCTCGGCGCGCTCCTCACCGACGAGCAGTTCCGCGAATGGGGCTGGCGGCTGCCCTTCCTCGCCAGCGCGGGATTGGTGAGCCTGGGGCTGTGGGTGCGCGTCAAGCTGACCGAGACCCCGGCGTTCGTCGCCGCGCAAGAGGCCGCGCCGCCGTCCAAGATCCCGGTGGGCGAGCTGTTCCGCGACCATTGGCTGCCGACGCTGGCGGGGACGGTCGGCACCGTCGCGTGCTTCGCGCTGTTCTATATCTCGACGGTGTTCATCATCGGCTATGCCACCAAGGGTCTGGGCTATGGCCGCGAGACCTTCCTGGGCGTCGAGCTGGTGGCGATCCTGTTCATGGCGGCGGGGATCTGGGTTGCGTCGAGCCTGGCGGACCGGCACGGCGCGACGCGCATTTTGGCGATCGGCTGCGTCGCGACGGTGGGCGCGGGGCTGACGATCGGGTGGTTCGTCATTGCTGGCGCGCTGGGCAGCGTGTTCCTCTGGCTGGCGGGCGGGCTCTTCGTGATGGGGTTCGTGTACGGGCCGCTCGGCGGGTGGCTACCGAGTCTGTTCCCCGCGCGGGTGCGCTATACCGGCGTGTCGGTGACGTTCAACCTGGGCGGGATCATCGGGGGAGGGCTGACGCCGCTGATCGCCGCGGCGCTGGTCGAGCGCGGCGGGCTGGGGCTGGTGGGCTATTATCTTGCCGGGGCTGCGATGCTAAGTTTGGTGGGGCTGGCGCTGGTGGGGCGGCGTGCGCACCAAGCTTAG
- a CDS encoding fibronectin type III domain-containing protein, whose product MRKAILFRAVGMIAAISALPGCDSGGSTPAPTPTPSPSATSTPTPINTNPPTAPGKVTVDSYTHNRVTLSWTAGTDDVGPVRYAIIRSDKPQDLAIVSDLTYTDTTAQPINFYTYNILSVDSSNNRSAGDLSSAEVTTLPTPTPTCPETTVGYPGPGGTGQTVGFQGSESALKPVGPDNLPAGTSWEASSGILTVKQPNVHLTDVIVRGGIKVVAKGVFTLTNSVMEFQKNGQGFECSGDNVSSISECRLTGNTFRRASDSLTGNRVAAGDTSIMTVRCNYLSGTSLSFSESGSRIPVNYNWIDGSFGIYNTTLTITHNRGQIYSMESKYGASFAKMDGNYFGGRDGVLRTLWFNGVLEIFRNNVIARPNAAVDYCAINYALKNRITDATNNFVGDALGNATSTPLAVPAACREFEVM is encoded by the coding sequence TTGCGCAAGGCGATTTTGTTTAGGGCGGTGGGGATGATAGCCGCTATCAGTGCTTTGCCTGGTTGCGACTCGGGTGGATCGACACCGGCGCCTACGCCCACCCCGTCACCATCGGCCACCTCAACGCCAACCCCGATAAACACCAATCCGCCGACTGCGCCTGGTAAAGTCACCGTAGATTCCTACACGCACAACCGGGTTACGCTGTCTTGGACTGCGGGTACCGACGACGTGGGTCCGGTCCGATATGCGATAATTCGCAGTGACAAACCCCAAGATCTCGCGATCGTTTCGGACCTGACTTACACCGACACCACCGCGCAGCCGATCAATTTCTATACTTACAATATCTTATCGGTCGATTCATCTAACAACCGATCTGCCGGAGATCTCAGTAGCGCCGAAGTTACAACCTTGCCGACTCCGACGCCGACTTGTCCAGAGACGACTGTTGGCTATCCCGGTCCGGGAGGAACGGGACAGACAGTTGGCTTCCAGGGAAGTGAATCGGCGCTCAAGCCGGTCGGGCCTGACAATCTTCCGGCGGGTACAAGTTGGGAGGCGTCGTCGGGTATCCTCACGGTCAAACAACCCAACGTACACCTCACCGACGTGATCGTGCGCGGCGGCATCAAGGTGGTCGCCAAGGGGGTGTTTACGTTGACCAATTCGGTGATGGAGTTCCAGAAGAACGGCCAGGGTTTCGAGTGCTCAGGCGACAACGTCTCCAGCATTTCCGAATGCAGACTCACCGGAAATACCTTCCGCAGGGCATCGGACTCGCTCACCGGCAACCGCGTTGCCGCGGGCGATACCAGCATCATGACGGTGCGGTGCAACTATCTATCGGGTACTTCGCTGAGCTTCTCCGAATCGGGCAGCCGCATTCCTGTTAACTATAACTGGATCGACGGAAGCTTCGGGATATACAATACCACCTTAACGATTACGCACAATCGCGGTCAAATCTATAGCATGGAGAGCAAATATGGCGCCTCCTTTGCGAAGATGGATGGCAACTATTTTGGCGGAAGAGACGGTGTGCTTCGGACGCTTTGGTTTAATGGCGTACTGGAGATATTCCGCAATAACGTAATTGCGCGGCCCAATGCGGCCGTTGATTATTGTGCGATCAACTATGCGCTGAAGAACAGGATAACCGACGCCACGAACAACTTTGTCGGCGACGCCTTGGGCAACGCAACCAGTACGCCGCTGGCCGTCCCCGCAGCCTGCCGCGAATTCGAAGTGATGTGA
- a CDS encoding ATP-dependent helicase translates to MTLPAPSPDDAPYLRGLNAPQRDAVLTTEGPVLVLAGAGTGKTAALTARLAHLLFTRKAYPSEILSVTFTNKAAREMRERVGRLVGDAVEGMPWLGTFHAIGAKMLRRHAELVGLQSNFTILDTDDQLRLLKQLIAAADLDEKRWPARQLAGLIDSWKNKGLTPKEIDAGESEAYANGKGQAMYAAYQDRLRTLNACDFGDLLLHMLVILKTDREVLLLYQNRFRYIMVDEYQDTNSVQYLWLRLLAQDRKNICCVGDDDQSIYSWRGAQVENILKFEKDFPGAKVIRLEQNYRSTPHILAAASGVIANNGGRLGKTLWTEKDVGEKVKVLGIWDGPEEARRVGEEIEGLQRGGTSLDDVAILVRAQHQTREFEDRFISIGLPYRIIGGFRFYERQEIRDALAYLRVVAQPSDDLAFERIVNVPKRGLGDKALAKVHQFARAEGLPLTTAGARILDTDELTPQARRSLGNLIGDIARWRSMGDTLPHPELARIILDESGYTAMWQADRTAEAAGRLENLNELVRAMEEYESLTAFLEHVSLVMDNEAQADEAKVTIMTIHAAKGLEYDTVFLVGWEEGIFPSQRALDEGGLASLEEERRLAYVAITRARRKATILHAANRRIYGQWTSSLPSRFVAELPGEHVESETSMTGGESLWRANWSERADPFADVGRGTGRGPGWQRAAGVDAKNPGGSFTPRTFSREPARVLESHASAVSFGAKPRADLSVGQRVFHQKFGYGLIAEIEGNKLEIDFEQAGRKRVMDSFVTAEG, encoded by the coding sequence ATGACTCTTCCCGCGCCCTCCCCCGACGACGCACCTTATCTGCGGGGCCTCAACGCCCCCCAGCGCGATGCCGTGCTCACCACAGAAGGTCCCGTCCTCGTCCTCGCAGGCGCCGGCACGGGCAAGACCGCGGCGCTCACCGCCCGCCTCGCCCACCTGCTGTTCACGCGGAAGGCCTATCCCAGCGAGATCCTTTCGGTCACCTTCACCAACAAGGCCGCGCGCGAGATGCGCGAGCGGGTCGGCCGGCTGGTCGGCGACGCGGTCGAGGGGATGCCCTGGCTTGGCACCTTTCACGCGATCGGCGCCAAGATGCTCCGCCGCCATGCCGAGCTGGTCGGGCTCCAGTCCAACTTCACCATCCTCGACACCGACGATCAGCTCCGACTGCTGAAGCAGCTCATCGCCGCCGCCGATCTCGACGAGAAGCGCTGGCCCGCGCGCCAACTCGCCGGGCTGATCGACAGCTGGAAGAACAAGGGGCTTACTCCGAAGGAAATCGACGCCGGCGAATCCGAGGCCTATGCCAATGGCAAAGGCCAGGCGATGTACGCCGCGTACCAGGACCGCCTGCGTACGCTCAACGCCTGCGACTTCGGCGACCTGCTCCTCCACATGCTCGTGATTCTCAAGACCGATCGCGAGGTTTTATTGCTGTATCAGAACCGCTTCCGCTACATCATGGTGGACGAGTATCAGGATACCAACAGCGTCCAGTATCTCTGGCTCCGCCTGCTCGCGCAGGATCGGAAGAACATCTGCTGCGTCGGCGACGACGACCAGTCGATATATTCGTGGCGCGGCGCACAGGTCGAGAACATCCTCAAGTTCGAGAAGGACTTCCCCGGCGCCAAGGTGATCCGGCTCGAGCAGAACTACCGCAGCACGCCACACATCCTCGCCGCCGCCAGTGGCGTAATCGCCAATAATGGCGGCCGCCTCGGCAAGACGCTGTGGACCGAGAAGGACGTGGGCGAGAAGGTCAAGGTGCTCGGCATCTGGGACGGCCCCGAGGAGGCCCGCCGCGTCGGCGAGGAGATCGAGGGCCTCCAGCGCGGCGGCACCAGCCTCGACGACGTCGCGATCCTCGTCCGCGCGCAGCACCAGACGCGCGAGTTCGAAGATCGATTCATCAGCATCGGGCTGCCCTATCGCATCATTGGCGGCTTCCGCTTCTACGAGCGCCAGGAAATCCGCGACGCGCTCGCCTACCTCCGCGTCGTCGCCCAGCCGTCGGACGACTTGGCGTTCGAGCGTATCGTCAACGTCCCCAAGCGCGGCCTCGGCGACAAGGCCTTGGCAAAGGTCCACCAGTTTGCCCGCGCCGAAGGCCTGCCACTCACCACCGCGGGCGCGCGCATCCTCGACACCGACGAGCTCACGCCCCAGGCGCGCCGCAGCCTTGGCAACCTGATCGGCGACATCGCTCGCTGGCGGAGCATGGGCGACACCCTCCCCCATCCCGAGCTCGCGCGGATCATCCTCGACGAGAGCGGCTACACCGCGATGTGGCAGGCTGATCGCACCGCCGAAGCCGCCGGCCGCCTTGAGAATTTGAACGAACTCGTCCGCGCGATGGAGGAATACGAGTCGCTCACCGCGTTCCTCGAGCATGTCAGCCTGGTGATGGACAACGAGGCGCAGGCCGACGAGGCCAAGGTGACGATCATGACGATCCACGCCGCAAAGGGCCTCGAATACGACACGGTGTTCCTGGTCGGCTGGGAGGAAGGCATCTTCCCCTCACAGCGCGCGCTCGACGAAGGCGGCCTCGCCAGCCTCGAGGAGGAACGCCGCCTCGCTTATGTCGCGATCACCCGCGCCCGGCGAAAGGCCACCATCCTCCACGCCGCCAATCGTCGCATCTACGGACAATGGACCTCGTCGCTCCCCAGCCGCTTCGTCGCCGAACTGCCAGGCGAGCATGTGGAGAGCGAGACCAGCATGACCGGCGGCGAATCGCTATGGCGCGCCAACTGGTCCGAGCGGGCTGATCCTTTCGCCGATGTCGGCCGCGGCACGGGGCGAGGCCCCGGCTGGCAGCGCGCCGCGGGCGTCGACGCCAAGAATCCAGGTGGCAGCTTCACCCCGCGCACCTTCTCGCGCGAGCCCGCGCGGGTGCTGGAAAGCCATGCGAGTGCCGTGAGCTTCGGTGCCAAGCCGCGCGCGGATCTGTCGGTCGGGCAGCGCGTGTTCCACCAGAAGTTCGGCTACGGGCTGATCGCCGAGATCGAGGGCAACAAGCTTGAGATCGATTTCGAGCAGGCAGGCAGGAAGCGGGTCATGGATAGTTTTGTGACCGCGGAAGGATAG
- a CDS encoding alginate export family protein yields MRIAIATVAALAAAGPACAQDVKALAEARLRYEHVEQDGLPRDADAVTARVRAGVQVSESGWSALVEAQGNVALDDRYYDGLHGAATRPQVGDPENVALYRAQLQYRSAPLTVTAGRQRIALDDERFVGNAAIRQNAQTFDAVRAEVVPAKGLKLDLSYVWDVRTIWGVEGNGARQPGVGGDNVFANLSYATPVGTLTGFAYLVDQDEAAVQGFRLSSQSYGVRLAGAQSFGGGVKLAYQLSHARQSDYHRNPNDYSASYWLADAALELRGWKLGGGYEVLGADRGAALTSFQTPLGAVFKFQGWADKFTTTPPDGIRDLYASLGYGWKAIGPLKSVSLQAAYHRYESDRLVRHYGNEIDLLATGKLGKTAVSVRYADYRADLLLTDTRKLWLQLDWAL; encoded by the coding sequence ATGAGAATCGCAATCGCCACCGTGGCGGCGCTCGCCGCGGCAGGCCCGGCCTGCGCACAGGACGTCAAGGCGCTGGCCGAGGCGCGGCTGCGCTACGAGCATGTCGAGCAGGACGGCCTGCCACGCGACGCTGATGCCGTGACCGCGCGCGTCCGCGCCGGGGTGCAGGTCTCCGAGAGTGGCTGGAGCGCACTGGTCGAGGCACAGGGCAATGTCGCGCTCGACGATCGCTATTATGATGGGCTCCATGGTGCAGCGACTCGGCCCCAGGTCGGAGATCCCGAGAATGTCGCACTCTACCGCGCCCAGCTTCAATATCGCTCGGCGCCGCTGACCGTCACCGCCGGGCGCCAGCGCATCGCGCTCGACGACGAGCGCTTCGTCGGCAATGCCGCGATCCGCCAGAATGCGCAGACCTTCGACGCGGTGCGCGCCGAAGTGGTGCCGGCGAAGGGGCTCAAGCTGGATCTCAGCTATGTCTGGGACGTGCGCACGATCTGGGGCGTCGAGGGTAATGGCGCGCGCCAGCCGGGCGTCGGCGGCGACAATGTCTTCGCCAATCTCAGCTATGCCACCCCGGTCGGCACGCTCACCGGCTTCGCCTATCTGGTGGATCAGGACGAGGCGGCGGTGCAGGGCTTTCGGCTTTCGAGCCAGAGCTATGGCGTCCGCCTAGCCGGAGCGCAGTCGTTCGGCGGCGGCGTGAAGCTCGCATACCAGCTCAGCCATGCTCGGCAGTCCGACTATCACCGCAACCCGAACGACTATTCTGCAAGCTATTGGCTCGCCGACGCGGCGTTGGAGCTGCGTGGATGGAAGCTGGGGGGAGGTTATGAGGTGCTCGGCGCAGATCGAGGTGCCGCGCTGACCAGCTTCCAGACGCCGCTGGGCGCGGTGTTCAAGTTCCAGGGCTGGGCAGACAAGTTCACCACCACGCCGCCCGACGGCATCCGCGACCTGTATGCCAGTCTCGGCTATGGCTGGAAGGCGATCGGCCCGCTCAAGAGCGTGAGCCTGCAGGCTGCATATCACCGCTATGAGAGCGACCGACTTGTACGCCACTATGGCAACGAGATCGACCTGCTCGCCACCGGCAAGCTCGGCAAAACGGCGGTTTCGGTGCGCTATGCCGACTACCGCGCGGACCTGTTGCTGACCGACACGCGGAAATTGTGGTTGCAGCTTGATTGGGCGCTCTGA
- a CDS encoding acyl-CoA dehydrogenase family protein produces MAVLTEEQTMLRDMAREWADNEAPVGAFRKMRDAAPAAFYDADAWRAQAEMGWAGILVPEAQGGAGMGYLSLGLVLEQLGRNLVATPLAATAAATSALILGGSEAQRAEWLPRIAAGDVVAALAVDEGPRFAPERIETRVEDGRLSGTKYFVAEGDSARLFVVAAADGLYLVSGDEGVTRSARKLVDARSHAEVRFEGARAEKLEGGRDLVTQVTDRAAAALSAEMLGMAEAAFAQTNDYLKTRVQFGQVLSSFQALQHRMAKMLTELELTRSVVEGALEAIDSGRANVSQEVSLAKATANETLHLVSREMVQLHGGIGMTDEHDAGFYLKRARVLEAMWGNAAWHRDRFARLNGY; encoded by the coding sequence ATGGCAGTCCTTACTGAAGAACAGACGATGCTGCGCGACATGGCGCGCGAATGGGCAGACAATGAGGCGCCCGTCGGGGCGTTCCGGAAGATGCGCGATGCGGCGCCTGCTGCATTCTACGACGCCGATGCCTGGCGCGCGCAGGCCGAGATGGGCTGGGCGGGGATATTGGTGCCCGAGGCGCAGGGTGGCGCGGGGATGGGCTATCTGTCGCTAGGGCTCGTGCTCGAGCAGCTCGGGCGCAACCTTGTCGCGACGCCGCTTGCCGCCACCGCTGCGGCGACGAGCGCGCTGATCCTAGGCGGTTCGGAGGCGCAGCGGGCCGAATGGCTGCCGCGGATCGCCGCGGGTGACGTGGTCGCGGCACTTGCCGTGGACGAGGGGCCGCGCTTCGCGCCCGAGCGGATCGAGACGCGCGTCGAGGACGGCAGGCTCAGCGGCACCAAGTATTTCGTTGCCGAGGGGGATAGCGCACGGCTGTTCGTCGTGGCGGCCGCCGACGGGCTGTACCTCGTGTCGGGCGACGAGGGCGTGACGCGCAGTGCGCGGAAGCTGGTCGACGCGCGCAGCCATGCCGAGGTCCGCTTCGAGGGCGCGCGGGCGGAGAAGCTGGAGGGTGGCCGGGATCTCGTCACCCAGGTGACCGATCGTGCGGCCGCCGCTTTGTCGGCCGAGATGCTCGGTATGGCCGAGGCGGCGTTCGCGCAGACCAACGACTATCTCAAGACGCGCGTCCAGTTCGGGCAGGTACTCAGCAGCTTCCAGGCGCTCCAGCATCGCATGGCGAAGATGCTCACCGAATTGGAGCTGACGCGATCGGTGGTCGAGGGTGCGCTGGAGGCGATCGATTCTGGGCGTGCGAACGTCAGCCAGGAGGTCAGCCTCGCTAAGGCGACCGCGAACGAGACGCTCCATCTGGTCAGCCGCGAGATGGTCCAGCTCCATGGCGGGATCGGGATGACCGACGAGCATGATGCCGGCTTCTATTTGAAGCGCGCTCGGGTGCTCGAGGCGATGTGGGGCAATGCCGCATGGCACCGCGACCGCTTCGCGCGGCTGAACGGCTACTGA
- a CDS encoding inorganic phosphate transporter: MATLALDQAPTAETPRASRFDYKPHPLAKLLFAALLVGGMAYAGWSVLADTRGVGEELALGVFAFLALALLIALGFEFVNGFHDTANAVATVIYTNSMPAHFAVVWSGFFNFLGVMFSSGAVAYSIITLLPVDLILNVGSAAGFAMIFALLLAAVLWNLATWYVGLPNSSSHTLIGSVLGVGFANQLLQAGSRGGTAGVDWSQAQKVLTGLWMAPLIGFGAAMLLLCVMRMLVRRPELYKAPEGDKAPPTGVRALLIFTCTAVSFSHGSNDGQKGMGLIMLILIGCAPTAYALNRTLPTSATPAFVQTANTATAAFDARSGGIEMAPDQARAMLTSALQQRKVEGAPVYAALDSLSMDLTQRVASYGSLSQVPAEATPNVRNDMYLVLDTTKLALKKPEGFQPAELSAIKDYQKSLEAGTRFIPLWVKVVVAIALGLGTMIGWKRIVVTVGERIGKQHMTYGMGATAELVAAATILSADRFGLPVSTTHILSSGVAGAAVANGQGLQRRTILQLAAAWLLTLPAAMALSGGLYWLMLGAVKAWGQG; encoded by the coding sequence ATGGCGACGCTCGCACTGGACCAGGCACCCACGGCCGAGACGCCGCGGGCCTCGCGATTCGACTATAAGCCCCATCCGCTCGCCAAGCTGCTGTTCGCGGCGCTGCTGGTCGGCGGGATGGCCTATGCCGGGTGGAGCGTGCTCGCCGATACCCGCGGGGTGGGCGAGGAACTGGCGCTCGGGGTGTTCGCCTTCCTGGCGCTGGCGCTGCTGATCGCCTTGGGGTTCGAGTTCGTCAACGGCTTCCACGACACCGCCAACGCCGTCGCCACGGTGATTTACACCAATTCGATGCCCGCGCACTTCGCGGTGGTGTGGTCCGGCTTCTTCAACTTCCTGGGCGTGATGTTCTCGAGTGGGGCGGTGGCCTATTCGATCATCACGCTGCTGCCCGTCGATCTGATCCTCAACGTGGGCTCGGCCGCGGGCTTCGCGATGATCTTCGCGTTGCTGCTTGCCGCCGTCCTGTGGAACCTGGCCACCTGGTATGTCGGGCTGCCCAATAGCTCGTCGCATACGCTGATTGGATCGGTGCTAGGCGTCGGCTTTGCCAACCAGCTGCTCCAGGCCGGGTCGCGTGGCGGCACGGCCGGGGTCGACTGGAGCCAGGCGCAGAAGGTACTCACCGGTCTGTGGATGGCGCCGCTGATCGGCTTCGGCGCGGCGATGCTGCTGCTGTGCGTGATGCGGATGCTCGTCCGCCGGCCCGAGCTCTACAAGGCGCCCGAGGGTGACAAGGCGCCGCCCACCGGCGTGCGCGCACTGCTGATCTTCACGTGCACCGCGGTCTCTTTCAGCCACGGATCGAACGATGGCCAGAAGGGCATGGGGCTGATCATGCTGATCCTGATCGGATGCGCGCCCACCGCCTATGCGCTGAACCGCACGCTGCCGACCAGCGCGACTCCGGCGTTCGTTCAGACCGCCAACACCGCGACCGCGGCTTTCGACGCGCGCAGTGGCGGGATCGAGATGGCGCCCGACCAGGCCCGCGCGATGCTGACCAGCGCGCTCCAGCAGCGCAAGGTCGAAGGTGCGCCGGTCTATGCCGCGCTCGACAGCCTTTCGATGGACCTGACCCAGCGCGTTGCCAGCTATGGCTCGCTTAGCCAGGTGCCCGCCGAAGCGACCCCAAATGTACGCAACGACATGTATCTGGTGCTCGATACCACCAAGCTTGCGCTGAAGAAGCCCGAGGGCTTCCAGCCGGCCGAGTTGAGCGCGATCAAGGATTATCAGAAGAGCCTGGAGGCCGGCACGCGCTTCATTCCGCTGTGGGTGAAGGTGGTCGTCGCGATCGCGCTGGGGCTCGGCACGATGATCGGCTGGAAGCGGATCGTGGTCACCGTTGGCGAGCGGATCGGCAAGCAGCACATGACCTATGGCATGGGCGCGACCGCCGAGTTGGTCGCCGCGGCGACGATTCTGAGCGCTGACCGCTTCGGGCTGCCGGTCTCGACCACACATATCCTGTCATCGGGCGTGGCGGGTGCCGCGGTGGCGAACGGGCAAGGGCTGCAAAGGCGCACGATCCTGCAGCTTGCCGCGGCGTGGCTGCTGACCTTGCCCGCGGCGATGGCGCTGTCAGGCGGGCTCTACTGGCTGATGCTGGGCGCCGTTAAGGCATGGGGGCAGGGCTGA
- a CDS encoding acyl-CoA dehydrogenase family protein: protein MATAPEIDAPADPLGAFRSEVRDWLAAHFPPSLKGKDNAMSAVEGPHENSPEEDAWQAAMGEKGWGVPTWPSDYGGGGLSRAEARVLQEEMARIGAWNPIGGMGVMMFGPTLLEYGSEEQKSEHIPAIAKGTVRWCQGYSEPGAGSDLASLQCFAEDKGDHYLVNGQKTWTSGGQWADKCFMLVRTDRTKKHEGITFLLCDMDTPGVEVKPIRLISGSSPFCETFFTNVQVPKANRVGAEGQGWTIGKRLLQHERSSLSGGGSAAGRLFAQGTPLAPLAKTFVGEDEQGRIADPELRGRIARHEMDLRAFLATLRRASQEVASNQGPSATTSIMKNVGARLIQERSELLIEIRGLAGLGWEGEGFEADALKDARAWLFGKAVSIYGGSSEIQNNVIAKRILGMLDHQ, encoded by the coding sequence ATGGCGACGGCACCCGAGATCGATGCGCCGGCGGACCCGCTGGGCGCCTTCCGCAGCGAAGTCCGCGACTGGCTGGCAGCGCATTTCCCGCCTTCGCTCAAGGGCAAGGACAATGCGATGTCGGCGGTCGAGGGGCCGCACGAGAATTCGCCCGAGGAGGACGCTTGGCAGGCGGCGATGGGCGAGAAGGGGTGGGGCGTGCCGACCTGGCCAAGCGACTATGGCGGCGGCGGGCTGAGCCGGGCCGAGGCGCGCGTGCTGCAGGAGGAAATGGCGCGGATCGGCGCGTGGAACCCGATCGGCGGGATGGGCGTGATGATGTTTGGGCCTACGTTGCTCGAATATGGCAGCGAGGAACAGAAAAGCGAGCATATCCCAGCGATCGCCAAGGGCACGGTCCGCTGGTGCCAGGGCTATTCGGAGCCGGGCGCGGGTTCGGATCTCGCCTCGCTACAGTGCTTCGCCGAAGACAAGGGCGATCATTACCTCGTCAATGGGCAGAAGACATGGACCAGCGGTGGGCAATGGGCGGACAAATGCTTCATGCTCGTGCGTACCGACCGGACGAAGAAGCATGAGGGGATCACCTTCCTGCTCTGCGACATGGATACGCCGGGAGTCGAGGTAAAGCCGATCCGGCTGATCTCGGGATCGTCGCCCTTTTGCGAGACCTTCTTCACCAATGTGCAGGTGCCCAAGGCCAATCGCGTTGGCGCGGAGGGGCAGGGCTGGACGATCGGCAAGCGGCTGCTCCAGCACGAACGGTCGAGCCTGTCGGGCGGCGGATCGGCGGCGGGTCGATTGTTCGCGCAGGGCACGCCGCTGGCGCCGCTAGCCAAGACGTTCGTCGGCGAGGACGAACAGGGACGGATCGCCGATCCCGAGCTGCGCGGGCGGATTGCGCGGCACGAGATGGATCTCCGGGCGTTCCTCGCGACGCTACGACGGGCGTCGCAGGAGGTTGCGTCGAACCAGGGTCCTTCGGCGACCACGTCGATCATGAAGAATGTCGGCGCGCGGCTGATCCAAGAGCGCTCCGAATTGCTGATCGAGATCCGTGGGCTCGCCGGGTTGGGCTGGGAAGGCGAGGGGTTCGAGGCAGATGCGCTCAAGGATGCGCGGGCCTGGCTCTTCGGCAAGGCGGTGTCGATCTATGGCGGATCGAGCGAGATCCAGAACAATGTGATCGCTAAGCGCATCCTGGGGATGCTGGACCATCAATAG